Proteins encoded by one window of Mercenaria mercenaria strain notata chromosome 4, MADL_Memer_1, whole genome shotgun sequence:
- the LOC123552351 gene encoding proline-rich protein 5-like isoform X1 has protein sequence MEFLQSGVRTLKRHSISNISDAIRSHIHRDSFSGLGRHLFSPSRANDLPMKNADFASVSAAVIHLFQKKKLQENELTTLQEAVRNLMTTEAGPLMFNYYKDKLLKKGMVILREKIKHETGQTLLTKLGEQWNFFYKEILPVLQALLYPVKAKTLAIREVALLEFRNTVLLKLPVKEALQESSQSGPVSPAVQQMLLVLHGVHEYPCTDNSIELEKLVARVTSPHLGIMGLYSGGSEPEIRSNFKSTPAHPIPVIQLSDDNADSDEEVTSTDQRLKREGLSPQANRLKQKRSSGLLQNPMLAAVKEQDRGQMRRYSIATS, from the exons ATGGAGTTTCTTCAAAGTGGAGTGCGCACTCTCAAAAG acaCAGTATATCAAATATAAGTGATGCAATCAGAAGTCATATACACAGAGATTCTTTCAGCGGGCTGGGGCGACACCTATTCTCACCAAGCAGGGCAAATGATCTTCCGATGAAAAATGCCGATTTTGCCAG CGTCTCGGCGGCTGTTATCCACTTATTTCAAAAGAAGAAGTTGCAGGAAAATGAACTTACAACCTTACAAGAAGCCGTCAG GAACCTAATGACGACTGAAGCGGGTCCTTTGATGTTCAACTACTATAAG gacaaacttttaaaaaaggggaTGGTTATATTGAGAGAAAAGATCAAGCATGAAACAG gacAAACGCTGTTAACAAAGTTGGGAGAACAGTggaattttttctacaaagaaATCTTGCCAGTGTTGCAAGCACTCTTGTATCCTGTGAAA GCGAAAACGTTAGCAATAAGAGAGGTGGCCTTACTGGAGTTTAGAAACACCGTGCTCCTCAAATTACCTGTTAAAG AAGCTTTGCAAGAGTCATCACAATCTGGGCCAGTATCGCCTGCTGTACAACAGATGTTGTTAGTTCTGCATGGAGTTCACGAGTACCCATGCACAGATAACTCTATAGAGTTAGAGAAACTGGTtgccagagttacttcccctcatTTAGGAATTATGGGATTGTATTCCGGTGGCAGTGAGCCAGAGATAAGAAGTAATTTTAAATCAACACCAGCACATCCGATACCTGTAATAC AATTATCAGATGACAACGCTGACTCAGACGAGGAAGTAACATCAACTGACCAAAGATTGAAGAGAGAAGGTCTCTCTCCGCAGGCAAATCGCTTAAAGCAAAAAAGAAGTTCTGGGCTACTACAAAATCCCATGTTGGCAGCTGTTAAAGAACAAGACAGGGGTCAGATGAGGAGATACAGCATTGCTACTTCCTGA
- the LOC123552351 gene encoding proline-rich protein 5-like isoform X2, whose amino-acid sequence MQQSHSISNISDAIRSHIHRDSFSGLGRHLFSPSRANDLPMKNADFASVSAAVIHLFQKKKLQENELTTLQEAVRNLMTTEAGPLMFNYYKDKLLKKGMVILREKIKHETGQTLLTKLGEQWNFFYKEILPVLQALLYPVKAKTLAIREVALLEFRNTVLLKLPVKEALQESSQSGPVSPAVQQMLLVLHGVHEYPCTDNSIELEKLVARVTSPHLGIMGLYSGGSEPEIRSNFKSTPAHPIPVIQLSDDNADSDEEVTSTDQRLKREGLSPQANRLKQKRSSGLLQNPMLAAVKEQDRGQMRRYSIATS is encoded by the exons ATGCAGCAATC acaCAGTATATCAAATATAAGTGATGCAATCAGAAGTCATATACACAGAGATTCTTTCAGCGGGCTGGGGCGACACCTATTCTCACCAAGCAGGGCAAATGATCTTCCGATGAAAAATGCCGATTTTGCCAG CGTCTCGGCGGCTGTTATCCACTTATTTCAAAAGAAGAAGTTGCAGGAAAATGAACTTACAACCTTACAAGAAGCCGTCAG GAACCTAATGACGACTGAAGCGGGTCCTTTGATGTTCAACTACTATAAG gacaaacttttaaaaaaggggaTGGTTATATTGAGAGAAAAGATCAAGCATGAAACAG gacAAACGCTGTTAACAAAGTTGGGAGAACAGTggaattttttctacaaagaaATCTTGCCAGTGTTGCAAGCACTCTTGTATCCTGTGAAA GCGAAAACGTTAGCAATAAGAGAGGTGGCCTTACTGGAGTTTAGAAACACCGTGCTCCTCAAATTACCTGTTAAAG AAGCTTTGCAAGAGTCATCACAATCTGGGCCAGTATCGCCTGCTGTACAACAGATGTTGTTAGTTCTGCATGGAGTTCACGAGTACCCATGCACAGATAACTCTATAGAGTTAGAGAAACTGGTtgccagagttacttcccctcatTTAGGAATTATGGGATTGTATTCCGGTGGCAGTGAGCCAGAGATAAGAAGTAATTTTAAATCAACACCAGCACATCCGATACCTGTAATAC AATTATCAGATGACAACGCTGACTCAGACGAGGAAGTAACATCAACTGACCAAAGATTGAAGAGAGAAGGTCTCTCTCCGCAGGCAAATCGCTTAAAGCAAAAAAGAAGTTCTGGGCTACTACAAAATCCCATGTTGGCAGCTGTTAAAGAACAAGACAGGGGTCAGATGAGGAGATACAGCATTGCTACTTCCTGA